From Nematostella vectensis chromosome 14, jaNemVect1.1, whole genome shotgun sequence, a single genomic window includes:
- the LOC5501521 gene encoding pseudouridylate synthase 7 homolog, with protein MAESCDASEVPAKKAKICNDDEKPAAIINKKDARSSVQAVELDKCTENGGKHETKGIHILTKNFAHDQSKESVDEYPEENKTASKLETPNCNNSNTPASQTREKDVGITEFIAKHEGFQGVLKQRYVDFIVYERNLKGNLVRLTSQTLPETEAKPTVDASVLSDEDRQKITSVLESKEKNSSATLTACEDKELRTKIHHAVKQEFPTLESDTVTVNDGRKAVRVFRFQGNPSRKRPDRWPAGRPDHCKFVLFKENKDTMEAISLLAKLLHVKPGVFGYAGTKDRRGVTVQEVSGYKVLAERLQGLNNTLRGLRLGNFEYCKEKLRLGDLSGNHFVITLRNVSGNCEVIERAMTSLKDVGFINYFGLQRFGTSCVPTHHIGRALILSQWSEAVDLILNPREGKPKDFNKALEYWKSTGDAKGALSRLARKKCIESYLLQGFVNQGSQDLVGALQMIPRNTRLMYVHAYQSYIWNNMVSHRIREYGLVPVEGDLVVSGTANEMADASEDLADLCDPEMFDPTTRPGHTQVRTLSHDDISSQKYSIHDVVMPVPGYDVTYPGKDVRDWYRELMAVDGVDIDKMRHRVKDYSLSGAYRPIIIKPQHTSWKFIHYNDVTAPLALTDLDRLEGRTDIPAETDGQYLALQIELTLPSSCYATMALREVLRKDTSPATQAAMN; from the exons ATGGCTGAATCTTGCGATGCTTCTGAGGTCCCCgccaaaaaagcaaaaatatgcaatGATGACGAAAAACCCGCAGCTATAATTAACAAAAAAGATGCTCGAAGTAGTGTACAAGCTGTTGAGCTCGATAAATGCACAGAAAACGGCGGTAAACATGAAACTAAAGGGATACATATTTTAACCAAAAACTTTGCACATGACCAAAGCAAAGAATCTGTTGACGAATATCCGGAGGAAAATAAGACTGCTTCTAAGTTAGAAACACCAAATTGTAACAATTCTAACACCCCAGCGTCACAAACAAGAGAAAAAGATGTTGGCATTACGGAATTTATCGCGAAACATGAGGGCTTCCAGGGGGTTCTAAAACAGAGATACGTTGATTTTATCGTGTATGAACGAAACTTAAAGGGTAATTTAGTACGGCTGACAAGCCAGACCCTACCAGAAACAGAGGCAAAACCAACTGTGGATGCTAGTGTTTTGAGTGATGAAGATAGACAGAAAATAACTAGTGTTTTGGAGAGTAAGGAAAAGAACTCTTCGGCTACGCTCACAGCTTGTGAAGACAAAGAACTCCGGACAAAGATACACCATGCAGTCAAACAAGAATTCCCAACGCTAG AGAGTGACACTGTGACTGTCAATGATGGACGTAAAGCTGTCAGAGTATTCCGTTTCCAAGGAAACCCCTCTAGGAAGAGGCCTGACCGATGGCCGGCGGGACGTCCCGACCACTGCAAGTTTGTTCtctttaaagaaaacaaagacacTATGGAAGCAATAAGCCTTCTTGCTAAACTCTTACATGTTAAACCGGGTGTCTTTGGTTATGCTGGAACTAAAGACAGAAGGGGTGTGACTGTTCAAGAAGTTAGTGGTTATAAGGTGCTTGCCGAGAGACTTCAAGGACTGAATAACACCTTACGAGGGTTGCGCTTGGGAAACTTTGAGTATTGCAAAGAGAAGCTCCGCCTTGGGGACTTGTCAGGCAACCATTTTGTCATTACATTGAGAAATGTTTCAGGAAACTGTGAGGTGATTGAAAGGGCTATGACTTCACTGAAGGATGTTggatttattaattattttggaCTTCAGAGGTTTGGAACAAGTTGTGTCCCTACACATCACATAG GGCGAGCCCTCATTCTAAGCCAGTGGTCTGAAGCTGTTGATCTCATTCTGAACCCCAGGGAAGGCAAACCAAAGGACTTTAACAAAGCTCTAGAATACTGGAAGAGTACAGGAGATGCCAAGGGCGCATTGAGCCGACTCGCAAGGAAGAAGTGTATTGAAAGCTATTTACTGCAGGGATTTGTCAATCAAGGAAGTCAAG ATCTTGTTGGTGCGCTGCAGATGATTCCTAGGAACACCAGGCTGATGTATGTGCATGCTTACCAGAGCTACATCTGGAACAATATGGTTTCACACCGCATCAGG GAGTATGGTTTGGTTCCTGTGGAAGGAGACCTTGTTGTTTCTGGTACAGCAAATGAAATGGCCGATGCATCAG AGGATCTTGCCGATCTTTGTGACCCAGAAATGTTTGACCCCACCACCAGACCAGGCCACACCCAAGTCCGTACCCTCTCCCATGATGACATCTCGTCCCAGAAGTACTCTATTCATGATGTTGTCATGCCAGTACCTGGCTATGATGTTACCTACCCCGGCAAGGATgtgagggactggtaccgtGAGCTAATGGCTGTCGACGGAGTGGATATTGATAAGATGAGACACAGAGTGAAGGATTACTCACTGTCTGGTGCTTACAG GCCTATTATTATAAAGCCCCAACACACATCGTGGAAATTTATCCATTACAATGATGTGACGGCGCCGTTAGCACTCACAGACTTGGATAGACTAGAGGGTCGCACAGACATCCCCGCTGAGACAGACGGACAGTACTTGGCTCTGCAGATAGAGCTTACCCTGCCTTCATCTTGCTATGCCACTATGGCTCTTCGGGAAGTTCTGCGCAAAGACACTTCACCTGCAACACAGGCAGCTATGAACTAA